The following proteins are encoded in a genomic region of Deltaproteobacteria bacterium:
- a CDS encoding TolC family protein, which translates to MNIRTSILIGIVSAAMVFLFSGCATTDPKKPFAGLKEEIKARTGTEIEWQRSLEARRHASQRIRSMLRDDLTLEEAIAIGLANNRRIQGLYQELGVAQAGVVQSQLLDNPHVGFAYLGSSSNLYKLELEAVTNILSLFLIPLRQALAEAQLARAHHRIAGLVLAHLFDIRRAYVMVQAHQQAYRLLERVLLSSEAAHEMAERLRDAGNMTRLELLSRRSLAEEDRLALSSASLAVFESRERLNRLMGLWGEDIAWTVKADLPAVPMDYPDLQEVEKRAVEASLDMALAKSRLTAGARELGITNVTSILPEFEMGAAFEREEDGMWFGGPAFALQLPIFDPGHAKRSKARAIVERHWEEFTALSVEVRSQAREAFRRLEVAREQALYYEKSFLPLRQAITQQAQRRYNGMFLGVFDLLMIKRMEIRASLGYIDALKTYWMAQSDMEELLAGKLPPHSTDMRMILPVSGGSMGQGGH; encoded by the coding sequence ATGAACATTAGGACGTCAATCCTCATAGGCATAGTGTCCGCGGCCATGGTGTTTTTATTCAGCGGGTGCGCCACCACTGATCCGAAAAAACCCTTTGCCGGATTAAAAGAGGAGATCAAGGCCCGCACCGGTACGGAAATCGAGTGGCAACGGTCCCTCGAGGCCAGGAGGCATGCGTCTCAACGAATCCGGTCCATGTTAAGAGATGACCTCACCCTGGAAGAGGCCATCGCCATCGGTCTGGCGAACAACCGCCGCATACAGGGCCTCTACCAGGAGCTTGGCGTGGCCCAGGCAGGGGTGGTGCAATCACAACTGCTGGACAATCCCCATGTGGGCTTTGCGTATCTGGGGAGTTCTTCCAACCTCTACAAGCTGGAGCTGGAGGCCGTCACCAACATCCTCAGCCTGTTTCTCATCCCCCTTCGGCAGGCGCTTGCCGAGGCCCAACTGGCGCGCGCCCATCACCGGATTGCAGGCCTGGTCCTGGCGCACCTCTTTGACATCCGAAGGGCTTATGTGATGGTACAGGCCCATCAGCAGGCCTACCGTCTCCTCGAGCGCGTCCTCTTGTCCTCAGAGGCGGCACATGAAATGGCAGAACGGTTGCGGGATGCCGGCAACATGACACGTCTGGAACTCCTCTCCCGAAGATCCCTGGCGGAAGAGGACCGGCTTGCCTTGTCCTCGGCCTCCCTTGCTGTTTTCGAAAGCCGTGAGCGATTGAATCGCCTGATGGGTCTCTGGGGAGAAGACATTGCCTGGACAGTGAAGGCGGATCTGCCCGCGGTCCCGATGGATTATCCGGACCTTCAAGAAGTGGAAAAGCGGGCCGTGGAGGCCAGCCTGGATATGGCCCTTGCAAAGAGCCGATTGACGGCCGGCGCACGGGAGCTGGGAATCACCAATGTGACCTCCATCCTTCCTGAATTTGAGATGGGGGCTGCGTTTGAACGGGAAGAAGACGGCATGTGGTTCGGAGGACCGGCCTTTGCCCTCCAATTGCCGATCTTTGACCCGGGCCATGCCAAACGGAGCAAGGCCCGGGCCATTGTGGAGCGACACTGGGAGGAATTTACCGCATTATCCGTGGAGGTGCGCTCGCAGGCCCGCGAGGCCTTCCGCCGGCTGGAAGTGGCCCGGGAACAGGCCCTTTATTATGAAAAATCCTTCTTGCCCCTTAGACAAGCCATTACCCAACAGGCCCAACGCCGCTACAACGGCATGTTTCTGGGGGTGTTTGACCTCCTCATGATCAAGCGGATGGAGATCCGGGCATCATTGGGCTATATTGACGCACTGAAAACCTACTGGATGGCCCAAAGTGACATGGAGGAGCTATTGGCCGGGAAGCTCCCTCCGCATTCGACGGACATGAGGATGATCCTCCCTGTGTCAGGCGGATCCATGGGCCAAGGGGGTCACTAA
- a CDS encoding copper oxidase — MGTGLMVVWLCLFASLAEAEENAGKVPDLPWKAAETAEYAPGIPGRDYRSVFVPNGSALPFKVVDGYKVFHLVAEPVIHEVAQGLTIHAWGFNGTTPGPVIELVEGDRVRIYVSNRLPAKTAVHWHGVILPCGQDGVFGLTQPGIMPGETFLYSFVFPHAGTFMYHSHLDAMTQEGLGLTGMIVVHPRHPDRPPPDRDFVLMLHEWAVEGGTSRPDPQVMTDFNIITFNGKVFPDTYPLVAQLGDRVRIRLGNLSAMDHHPIHLHGYAFRVVETDGGQVPLSAQRPETTVLVPVGSVRVVEFTADNPGDWIMHCHMTHHTMNQMGHEFPNMIGVDSRGVDEKIQELLPGYMTMGKTGMMALQSMNMPVPENAIPMLGYKGQFGQGVMGGMATVLKVRKHAPGYEDPGHYRFPEGTSARKATPRELERDHITIPEAPSTPEATQHSHGSSPHPIPDGGPDSHMAPGSPHNGH; from the coding sequence ATGGGGACGGGTCTCATGGTAGTCTGGCTGTGCCTTTTTGCATCTCTTGCGGAAGCTGAAGAAAACGCCGGGAAGGTTCCCGATCTCCCCTGGAAGGCCGCGGAAACCGCAGAATATGCACCGGGCATTCCCGGACGGGATTATCGATCCGTCTTTGTTCCCAACGGATCTGCGCTCCCTTTCAAGGTCGTGGATGGATACAAGGTCTTCCACCTGGTGGCCGAACCTGTTATCCATGAGGTGGCTCAAGGACTGACGATCCACGCGTGGGGGTTCAACGGCACGACGCCGGGCCCCGTGATCGAGCTGGTGGAAGGAGACCGGGTTCGCATCTATGTCTCCAATCGGCTCCCTGCCAAGACCGCCGTACACTGGCACGGCGTAATCCTCCCATGCGGCCAGGACGGCGTGTTCGGCCTGACCCAGCCCGGGATAATGCCGGGGGAGACATTCCTCTACTCCTTTGTCTTTCCCCACGCAGGAACGTTCATGTACCATTCTCACCTGGATGCCATGACCCAGGAGGGCCTGGGTCTCACCGGCATGATTGTGGTCCATCCTCGACATCCGGACCGCCCGCCCCCGGACAGGGATTTTGTGCTTATGCTCCATGAATGGGCCGTCGAAGGCGGGACAAGCCGTCCGGATCCCCAGGTCATGACCGATTTTAACATCATCACCTTCAACGGAAAGGTCTTTCCCGACACCTACCCCCTGGTGGCCCAATTGGGAGACCGGGTGCGTATCCGCTTGGGGAATCTCTCGGCCATGGATCACCATCCCATCCATCTCCACGGTTACGCGTTTAGGGTGGTGGAAACCGACGGGGGGCAGGTGCCCTTATCGGCACAACGCCCTGAAACCACGGTCCTGGTTCCGGTAGGGAGCGTACGGGTGGTGGAATTTACGGCCGATAACCCCGGGGACTGGATCATGCACTGCCACATGACCCATCACACCATGAATCAGATGGGCCACGAATTTCCCAATATGATCGGCGTTGATTCCCGTGGGGTGGATGAAAAAATCCAGGAACTCCTCCCCGGCTATATGACCATGGGCAAGACCGGAATGATGGCCCTCCAATCCATGAACATGCCTGTCCCTGAAAACGCCATCCCCATGCTCGGGTATAAAGGGCAGTTCGGGCAGGGGGTCATGGGGGGGATGGCAACCGTTTTAAAGGTCCGGAAACACGCCCCAGGATATGAAGATCCCGGACATTACCGCTTCCCCGAGGGAACCAGTGCCCGAAAGGCCACACCCCGGGAACTGGAGCGGGACCACATCACCATCCCGGAAGCCCCGTCCACCCCTGAAGCGACGCAACATTCTCACGGATCGTCACCCCACCCCATTCCTGATGGCGGCCCAGATTCCCATATGGCCCCAGGTTCGCCCCATAATGGGCATTAA
- a CDS encoding efflux RND transporter permease subunit: protein MKGILGWFAGNHVAANLLMIFFVLAGAVTGLTMKIEVFPEFTLDRIVVTTEYLGASPAEVEEAIIRRIEERVAGLAGIKRIDSTAREGSGTVTIEVMEGWDLKKLLDEVKAEVDSITTFPNEAEKPIVRELTRRTQVISLAVYGDASESTIKNLAEEIKNEITDLPGITQADLFGVRTGEIHIEISEKTLRRYGLTLGKVAEAVRRGSLDLPAGRIKTGAGEILIRTKGRRYYAAEYRDIPVLTQADGTKVTLGQIADLKDGFQDVDLFARFQGKPSAVIQVYRVADQNALDVAATVKQYAEALKPTLPAGIDIGIYQDMSIMLKSRIELLLKNMAFGLILVSILLGMFLDLRLAFWVTLGIPISFLSGLWLLPQFNISINMISLFAFIMVLGIVVDDAIIVGENIFRRHEEGEGPLQSAVNGAVEVGRPVIFSVLTTVVAFWPLLMGTGSMGKVMQNLPIVVILVLMGSLVESLLILPAHLNRSRERSVRRRRNPKKEKLVSRGLKWVIQKPYARLVELCVRWRYATVAIGISVLLLSLGVWQGGWIKFTFFPKVESDVLVSTLTMPAGTPVSQTVAVVDRLEQAAKEALAEMDKKRPEGAPPLFEYSVSIVGLHTGGHGPSAGSPEFGGNLAQIFVQLLEGEKRDVSAMKLVKLWRERVGAIPEAESITFSSELFSAGNPVEVHLSLDDHDLLLAAAEDLKAELANYPGIFDISDSFLPGKEEMQLKLKPAARSLGLTLNDLAQQVRHAFYGAEALRLQRDQDEVKVLVRYPEEERKSLGHVKEMRIRTAGGKEVPFSQVAEVAMKHGYASIQRAQRLRVVKVTADVDESVANANEVRGDVEARVLPDLKNKYPGLRYTIEGEGKEQAESLSDVIQGFAVALFGIYALLAIPFRSFSQPFIVMAAIPFGIVGAIAGHLIMGLNLSLLSLFGMVGLAGVVVNDSLVLIHATNRIREGGTGARDAVTRAGALRFRAIILTSLTTFAGLMPMILEKSLQAQFLIPMAVSLGFGVLFATGITLLLVPCGYVILEDVHNLLNVKRPGDPDSGSLES, encoded by the coding sequence ATGAAAGGGATACTTGGCTGGTTCGCCGGAAATCATGTGGCCGCCAATCTCCTCATGATCTTCTTCGTGTTGGCCGGGGCGGTCACGGGCCTGACCATGAAGATCGAGGTCTTCCCCGAGTTCACCCTGGATCGCATTGTGGTGACGACCGAGTATCTGGGGGCCTCTCCGGCCGAGGTGGAAGAGGCCATTATCCGTCGCATCGAAGAACGGGTGGCCGGCCTGGCCGGGATCAAGCGGATCGATTCCACGGCAAGGGAAGGGTCTGGTACGGTGACCATCGAGGTCATGGAAGGCTGGGACCTCAAGAAACTCCTGGACGAGGTCAAGGCGGAGGTGGACAGCATCACCACCTTTCCCAACGAGGCGGAAAAGCCCATTGTAAGGGAGCTGACGCGCCGGACCCAGGTGATCAGCCTTGCGGTTTACGGAGATGCCTCGGAGTCGACCATTAAGAACCTTGCAGAGGAGATCAAGAACGAGATTACCGATCTCCCCGGGATTACGCAGGCGGATCTGTTCGGCGTGAGAACCGGCGAAATCCATATCGAGATTTCCGAAAAGACCCTGAGGAGGTATGGCCTCACGCTGGGCAAGGTGGCGGAGGCAGTCAGGAGAGGAAGCCTGGATCTTCCGGCAGGCAGGATCAAGACCGGCGCGGGGGAGATCCTCATTCGGACCAAAGGGCGTCGCTACTATGCGGCGGAATACCGGGATATTCCGGTTCTCACCCAGGCCGACGGGACCAAGGTGACATTGGGACAGATCGCGGACCTTAAAGACGGATTTCAGGATGTGGATCTCTTTGCCAGGTTTCAGGGCAAGCCGTCCGCGGTTATCCAGGTCTACCGGGTGGCGGACCAGAATGCCCTCGATGTGGCAGCCACCGTCAAACAATATGCTGAAGCCCTCAAGCCCACCCTCCCGGCGGGGATCGATATCGGCATCTATCAGGACATGTCCATCATGCTCAAGAGCCGTATCGAACTCTTGCTGAAGAATATGGCCTTCGGTCTGATCCTGGTGAGCATCCTCCTGGGGATGTTTTTAGATCTTCGACTCGCCTTTTGGGTGACCCTGGGTATTCCCATTTCGTTCCTGTCAGGATTGTGGCTCCTCCCGCAGTTCAACATCTCCATCAACATGATTTCCCTGTTCGCCTTTATCATGGTGCTCGGCATCGTGGTGGATGACGCCATCATCGTGGGGGAGAATATCTTTCGCAGGCATGAAGAGGGGGAAGGTCCGCTCCAGAGCGCGGTGAACGGGGCGGTGGAGGTGGGGCGGCCGGTGATTTTTTCGGTGTTGACCACCGTGGTGGCATTCTGGCCCCTCCTCATGGGGACGGGCAGCATGGGAAAGGTGATGCAAAACCTCCCCATCGTGGTCATCCTGGTCCTCATGGGGTCTCTGGTGGAATCCCTGTTGATCCTGCCGGCCCATCTCAACCGGAGCAGGGAGCGGTCGGTAAGACGACGCCGGAACCCCAAAAAAGAAAAGCTGGTGTCCAGGGGCCTCAAGTGGGTCATTCAAAAACCTTATGCGAGGCTGGTGGAGCTCTGCGTGCGATGGCGGTATGCCACCGTTGCCATAGGGATCAGCGTTCTCCTCCTGTCCTTAGGTGTGTGGCAGGGCGGCTGGATCAAGTTCACCTTTTTCCCCAAGGTGGAAAGCGACGTGCTGGTCAGTACCCTGACCATGCCCGCAGGGACCCCGGTCTCCCAGACCGTCGCGGTGGTCGATCGCCTGGAACAGGCTGCGAAGGAGGCCCTGGCCGAAATGGACAAGAAGCGTCCCGAGGGGGCGCCCCCGCTGTTTGAATACAGTGTTTCCATCGTGGGCCTTCACACCGGGGGACACGGACCCAGCGCCGGGTCTCCCGAGTTTGGGGGGAACCTGGCCCAGATCTTTGTTCAGTTGTTGGAAGGTGAAAAACGGGATGTGAGCGCCATGAAACTGGTCAAGCTGTGGCGGGAGCGGGTGGGAGCCATCCCCGAGGCCGAATCGATCACCTTCAGCAGCGAGCTCTTCAGCGCCGGCAATCCGGTGGAAGTCCATTTGTCGCTGGACGATCATGATCTTCTCCTGGCCGCTGCCGAGGATCTCAAGGCGGAACTGGCCAACTATCCGGGCATATTTGATATCAGCGACAGCTTCCTCCCGGGCAAGGAGGAGATGCAGTTGAAACTCAAGCCTGCGGCCCGCAGTCTGGGCCTGACCCTCAATGACCTTGCCCAGCAGGTCCGGCACGCCTTTTACGGGGCCGAGGCCCTGAGGCTTCAGCGCGACCAGGATGAGGTAAAGGTCCTGGTGCGGTATCCTGAAGAGGAACGCAAGTCCCTGGGCCATGTGAAGGAGATGCGCATCCGGACCGCCGGCGGCAAGGAGGTGCCTTTCAGCCAGGTGGCCGAGGTGGCCATGAAGCACGGCTATGCCTCCATCCAGAGGGCCCAGCGTCTCCGCGTGGTCAAGGTGACCGCGGATGTGGATGAGTCCGTTGCCAATGCCAACGAGGTGAGAGGCGACGTGGAGGCCCGGGTCCTCCCGGACCTCAAAAATAAATATCCGGGACTCAGGTATACGATTGAAGGGGAGGGTAAGGAACAGGCGGAATCCCTGTCCGATGTGATCCAGGGGTTTGCCGTGGCCCTCTTCGGCATCTACGCCCTCCTGGCGATTCCCTTCAGATCCTTTTCACAACCCTTTATCGTCATGGCGGCCATCCCCTTCGGCATTGTGGGGGCCATTGCGGGGCATCTCATCATGGGGCTTAATCTCAGTTTGTTGAGCCTGTTTGGAATGGTGGGACTGGCCGGGGTGGTGGTCAACGACTCCCTTGTCCTGATACACGCCACCAACCGGATACGGGAGGGAGGGACCGGCGCCCGGGATGCGGTGACCCGGGCCGGGGCACTCCGCTTTAGGGCCATTATCCTCACCTCGCTGACCACCTTTGCAGGACTGATGCCCATGATTCTGGAAAAGAGCCTTCAGGCCCAGTTCCTGATTCCGATGGCGGTGAGCCTCGGATTCGGGGTCCTTTTTGCCACCGGGATCACCCTCCTCCTGGTCCCCTGCGGCTACGTGATCCTTGAGGATGTGCACAACCTGCTGAACGTGAAGAGGCCGGGGGATCCGGACAGCGGGTCCCTGGAATCCTGA
- a CDS encoding efflux RND transporter periplasmic adaptor subunit produces the protein MMSKTKKRIMQAVLAVGVIALGALGMIKLTESKPQIQKQKAAAPLVVVRTMEVRTASRNVVVKGEGTVRPLQEIDLVPQVDGKVIDIAPSLINGGQFKKGEVLLRIEPEDYRLAVTLARSKVMNAESLLRMAEEESEAAREEWFQLYMDDSEEGREPPALVLKQPQLAAARAKLAADKADLRKAMLNLERTQIQAPFDGRVETENVDLGQYVRPGERLATIFSTDAAEIAVPLDNESLRWFHVPGFTQGQGPGARAMIRARIAGKEGSWEGRVVRAEGKLDEQTRMVRVVVRVDRPYAARPPLAMGLFVSVEILGHEIPDLTIIPRSALREGQVVWVVDPDGRLHYRKVEVARIDGDHVQISSGLRTGDQVVVSHLKMVTDGMEVRSIPMKETEPS, from the coding sequence ATGATGAGCAAGACAAAAAAAAGAATTATGCAGGCTGTTCTGGCCGTGGGCGTCATCGCATTGGGTGCCCTGGGGATGATCAAGCTCACGGAAAGCAAGCCCCAGATCCAGAAACAGAAGGCGGCCGCCCCGTTGGTGGTGGTCCGGACCATGGAGGTCAGAACCGCTTCCCGGAATGTCGTCGTCAAGGGGGAAGGGACGGTCAGGCCGCTGCAGGAGATCGATCTGGTGCCGCAGGTGGACGGCAAGGTCATCGATATCGCCCCCTCGCTTATTAACGGCGGTCAGTTCAAAAAAGGGGAGGTCCTGTTACGGATTGAACCCGAAGACTACCGCCTGGCCGTCACCCTTGCCCGATCCAAGGTAATGAACGCGGAAAGTCTCCTCCGTATGGCAGAGGAGGAGTCGGAGGCGGCCAGGGAGGAGTGGTTCCAGTTGTATATGGATGATTCCGAGGAGGGGAGGGAACCGCCGGCACTGGTGCTCAAACAACCGCAGCTGGCCGCGGCCAGGGCAAAACTGGCGGCGGATAAGGCCGATCTGAGGAAGGCCATGCTCAACCTGGAGCGGACACAGATCCAGGCGCCCTTTGACGGAAGGGTGGAAACCGAGAACGTAGATCTGGGTCAGTATGTGAGACCCGGAGAAAGATTGGCCACGATCTTTTCAACGGATGCCGCAGAGATCGCAGTGCCCCTGGACAATGAGAGCCTCAGGTGGTTTCACGTTCCAGGCTTTACCCAGGGTCAGGGCCCCGGGGCCCGTGCAATGATCCGGGCCCGGATCGCTGGAAAAGAGGGTTCCTGGGAGGGGAGGGTGGTCAGGGCCGAGGGGAAACTGGATGAACAAACCCGAATGGTCCGGGTGGTGGTACGGGTCGACCGGCCCTATGCCGCCAGACCGCCTCTGGCCATGGGCCTGTTTGTCAGTGTTGAGATCCTGGGACATGAGATCCCCGATCTGACCATTATTCCCCGCAGCGCCCTTCGAGAGGGGCAGGTGGTCTGGGTGGTGGATCCGGATGGACGACTCCACTATCGCAAGGTGGAAGTCGCCAGGATCGATGGCGACCATGTCCAGATCAGCTCCGGACTCCGCACCGGAGACCAGGTGGTGGTTTCCCATCTCAAAATGGTCACCGACGGCATGGAGGTGCGATCCATCCCAATGAAGGAGACAGAGCCGTCATGA
- a CDS encoding efflux transporter outer membrane subunit yields MTRRFSGLLLMTASICLASAGCIKMGPDFERPDPRVREPQSFQYAPEQGDASASEDRWWEVFHDPVLNRIVEEALNHNLDLRQASARILELKYQVIQTRADRFPALGVQAQAQRQHQSSARVGPGISIGGTTDSYNLSVPASFELDLWGKFARAQEASQASLLQGEESRHTLAQSVVAEAATLYLKIESLERRIQITEESLKNYQESVTFVERRYKRGLTSILDLRQARRTLAQAQANLPLLMQELGATQQSLAVLLGRYPRTRPPRAQPDDYYRKLAPVPPGLPSELLMRRPDIRSAEARLKSLNALVGVSKASRFPSITLTGSYGYASSALGSMFQPDTAWSLAGMLVQPLFDAGRLKAGQRAAEARYAQGVAEYEKTILRAFSEVENALLTRKEQVERREEVMRFLVEARATQRVAEARYIRGLVDYLTVLNAQQTRFKAEDDLVLADFAILSNRVTLHRVLGGGWGELPPVQGKETDGPGSYTIW; encoded by the coding sequence ATGACCCGGCGGTTTTCCGGTCTTCTCCTCATGACGGCTTCCATCTGTCTGGCATCTGCCGGATGCATCAAGATGGGCCCTGATTTCGAGCGACCGGACCCCCGGGTGAGGGAACCCCAATCGTTTCAATATGCCCCTGAACAGGGGGATGCCTCGGCATCTGAAGATCGCTGGTGGGAGGTCTTCCACGATCCTGTCCTGAACCGGATCGTCGAGGAAGCCCTGAACCACAACCTGGACCTCCGGCAGGCATCGGCCAGGATACTGGAGCTGAAATATCAGGTCATTCAGACACGGGCGGATCGATTCCCCGCCCTCGGGGTTCAGGCCCAGGCACAGCGACAGCATCAATCCTCGGCCCGGGTGGGGCCCGGAATATCCATCGGCGGAACCACGGACAGCTACAATCTCTCCGTGCCGGCCTCTTTTGAGTTGGACCTCTGGGGGAAGTTCGCCAGGGCCCAGGAGGCATCCCAGGCAAGTCTCCTGCAAGGCGAGGAATCGCGACACACCCTGGCCCAGAGCGTCGTGGCCGAGGCCGCCACCCTCTATCTGAAGATCGAATCCCTGGAGCGAAGGATCCAGATTACCGAGGAGAGCCTCAAGAATTACCAAGAGAGCGTCACCTTTGTGGAGAGGCGGTACAAGCGGGGCCTCACCTCGATCCTCGATTTGAGACAGGCCCGCCGCACCCTGGCCCAGGCCCAGGCCAACCTACCGCTCCTGATGCAGGAATTGGGGGCTACCCAGCAGTCCCTGGCCGTGCTGCTGGGAAGATATCCCCGGACGCGGCCCCCGAGAGCCCAGCCCGATGATTACTACCGAAAGCTGGCGCCGGTGCCCCCTGGCCTCCCCAGCGAACTCCTGATGCGCAGGCCGGACATCCGGTCGGCCGAGGCCCGACTGAAATCCCTTAATGCCCTGGTGGGGGTCAGCAAGGCCAGCCGGTTTCCCAGCATTACGCTCACAGGAAGTTACGGCTATGCCTCCAGCGCCCTGGGCAGCATGTTTCAGCCGGACACGGCCTGGAGCCTGGCCGGAATGCTGGTTCAGCCCTTGTTTGATGCGGGAAGGCTGAAGGCCGGGCAGCGGGCCGCCGAGGCCCGGTATGCCCAAGGGGTTGCCGAATATGAAAAGACCATTCTAAGGGCGTTTTCCGAGGTGGAAAACGCCTTGCTTACCCGGAAAGAGCAGGTGGAGCGACGGGAGGAGGTCATGCGATTCCTGGTGGAGGCCCGGGCGACCCAGCGGGTGGCCGAGGCCCGGTATATCCGGGGGCTGGTGGACTATCTGACCGTGCTCAACGCCCAGCAGACCCGGTTTAAAGCGGAAGATGATCTGGTCCTGGCGGATTTTGCCATCCTCAGCAATCGTGTGACCCTTCATCGTGTCCTGGGAGGGGGGTGGGGGGAACTCCCCCCTGTCCAGGGAAAAGAGACCGACGGGCCTGGGTCGTACACGATCTGGTAG
- a CDS encoding CerR family C-terminal domain-containing protein, whose amino-acid sequence MDGIDNCTDSKDRILDEAEALFAEKGFHAVTVREITQAAHCNLAAVNYHFGNKQNLYVEVFKTRWMPRARRVQACFKEVLSAQHGRSLAGIVHALAEAFLKGPLTDEERLRHSQLMIREMAKPGLATDMLVDEVITPFFGELVVLLGPYLPENADRESVMLDIVSIFAMVIYFNFARLPVMRVTGEEYDDTFKERLVEHIVRFCLTGLDMSDQGGA is encoded by the coding sequence ATGGACGGCATTGACAACTGCACGGATTCAAAAGACCGGATATTGGATGAGGCAGAGGCCCTGTTCGCGGAAAAGGGGTTTCACGCCGTTACGGTCAGGGAGATCACCCAGGCCGCACACTGCAATCTGGCGGCTGTTAATTATCATTTCGGCAATAAGCAGAACCTGTATGTAGAGGTGTTCAAGACCCGCTGGATGCCCAGGGCCAGACGGGTCCAGGCATGCTTTAAGGAGGTCCTCTCGGCCCAGCATGGGAGGTCCCTCGCCGGCATTGTCCATGCCCTGGCCGAGGCCTTTCTCAAAGGGCCTCTGACCGATGAGGAGCGATTGCGTCATTCCCAGCTCATGATCCGCGAAATGGCCAAACCGGGCCTTGCCACCGATATGCTGGTAGATGAGGTGATCACCCCTTTTTTTGGAGAACTGGTTGTGTTGTTGGGGCCCTATCTGCCCGAGAATGCGGACAGGGAGTCCGTGATGCTTGACATCGTGAGCATCTTCGCCATGGTGATCTATTTCAATTTTGCCAGACTCCCGGTCATGCGGGTCACAGGAGAGGAATATGACGACACCTTCAAGGAAAGACTGGTGGAACATATCGTTCGATTCTGCCTTACAGGACTCGATATGAGCGATCAGGGGGGGGCGTGA
- a CDS encoding DUF2889 domain-containing protein: MSMLKDLIREAPVHERRLELRTYPLDNGQLIVEGWLKDDRLIQGYHWNGKPREPGAVHRMCVRMLIGGWPVTILDAEAEMPQTPHELCPRTLDSVEKIVGLQIVSGYSEKVSHLIGGVRGCNHMTHLIVVMGTAALHGYWTHYSRDRHPIPRSLEEFLGLSSLINSCMLWGEDGPIMQEIKEVLADHSGEADQDPNA; encoded by the coding sequence ATGAGTATGCTCAAAGACCTCATCAGAGAAGCACCGGTCCATGAACGAAGACTGGAGTTGCGCACATACCCTCTGGATAACGGACAGCTGATCGTCGAAGGCTGGCTGAAGGACGATCGCCTGATTCAGGGGTATCACTGGAATGGAAAACCGCGGGAGCCCGGTGCGGTTCACCGGATGTGCGTTCGCATGCTGATCGGCGGCTGGCCCGTGACCATCCTGGACGCCGAAGCCGAGATGCCCCAGACGCCCCATGAACTCTGTCCCCGCACCCTGGACAGCGTGGAAAAGATTGTCGGTCTGCAGATCGTTTCAGGCTATAGCGAAAAGGTGAGCCATCTCATCGGCGGCGTCCGGGGCTGCAACCACATGACGCACCTCATTGTGGTGATGGGGACCGCCGCGCTTCACGGGTACTGGACCCATTATTCCAGAGACCGTCATCCCATCCCCCGTTCCCTGGAGGAATTTCTGGGACTCTCCAGCCTCATCAACAGCTGCATGCTCTGGGGGGAGGACGGCCCCATCATGCAGGAAATCAAGGAGGTCCTGGCGGACCATTCCGGTGAAGCGGATCAGGACCCCAACGCCTGA